A stretch of Streptococcus chenjunshii DNA encodes these proteins:
- a CDS encoding PTS transporter subunit EIIC, whose amino-acid sequence MADYKATAQGILAHIGGAENVVNMSHCATRLRLNLRDASLADDEAVQNVEGVVNVINKAGQYQILIGTEVPHVYDEFETLVKGSEKSDLDESDSQGGSVISKVFAAISGIFAPLLPALAGSGILRGLLILSVQLGLIAENSGTYTILYAASMAVFYFLPVLLAFSSARRFGASPYISALIGAALLHPDFIALMGDTGNGAMSSFFGIPVVLMNYNSTVVPIILAIWAYSYLYKWLDKHIPETLKLVLVPLISLAIMVPLTVIVIGPIGVYSGEWIARIVNYLIERSGLLTGVLIGGGWSVLVSFGIHWAVNPIMINNISQVGYDYICPLTFACNFAVIGTAFGVWLKAKDKNLKNFAMTGVVTIALSAIIEPTLFGMLVKNKKLFLAQIIAGAVGGAYLGLMKVVTNAFVFGSVTTFPAFIESSANVINGIIGLGIATLVGAVLGFIFTDREDKLA is encoded by the coding sequence ATGGCTGATTATAAAGCAACGGCTCAGGGGATTTTAGCCCATATTGGCGGTGCTGAAAATGTGGTAAATATGTCTCATTGTGCGACGCGCCTGCGTCTTAATTTAAGAGATGCCTCGCTGGCTGATGATGAGGCGGTGCAGAATGTAGAAGGGGTGGTCAATGTTATCAATAAGGCAGGGCAGTACCAAATTTTAATCGGTACCGAAGTTCCCCATGTCTATGATGAATTTGAAACCTTAGTGAAAGGCAGTGAAAAATCAGATTTGGATGAAAGTGACAGCCAAGGAGGGAGTGTCATTAGTAAAGTCTTTGCAGCTATTTCAGGTATTTTTGCCCCTTTGCTTCCAGCTTTAGCAGGTTCGGGGATTCTAAGAGGTCTGCTGATTCTGTCTGTACAGCTAGGTCTCATTGCTGAAAACAGCGGTACTTATACGATTCTTTATGCTGCATCAATGGCTGTCTTCTATTTCCTTCCGGTTTTATTAGCCTTTTCATCGGCTAGACGTTTTGGAGCCAGTCCCTATATTTCGGCCTTAATCGGGGCAGCGCTGCTGCATCCGGACTTTATTGCTCTGATGGGTGATACCGGAAATGGTGCAATGTCATCCTTCTTTGGAATTCCTGTGGTTCTGATGAACTATAATTCAACAGTCGTTCCAATTATTTTGGCCATCTGGGCTTACTCCTATCTTTACAAATGGCTGGATAAACACATTCCGGAAACTTTAAAACTCGTTCTCGTCCCTCTGATTTCACTGGCTATTATGGTTCCTTTGACCGTAATTGTTATCGGGCCGATTGGGGTTTACAGCGGGGAATGGATTGCCCGTATTGTCAATTATCTGATTGAAAGGAGCGGCTTACTGACAGGCGTTCTGATCGGCGGAGGCTGGAGTGTACTTGTCAGCTTCGGTATCCACTGGGCGGTCAATCCGATTATGATCAACAATATTTCACAAGTCGGCTATGACTATATTTGTCCGCTTACCTTTGCCTGTAACTTTGCTGTTATTGGAACGGCCTTTGGCGTATGGCTCAAAGCTAAGGACAAAAACCTGAAAAATTTTGCGATGACAGGTGTTGTCACAATTGCTTTATCGGCCATTATTGAACCGACTTTGTTTGGTATGCTGGTCAAAAACAAAAAATTATTCTTAGCACAGATTATTGCCGGTGCAGTTGGCGGTGCTTATCTCGGTTTGATGAAGGTGGTCACTAATGCTTTCGTATTTGGCAGTGTGACAACTTTCCC
- a CDS encoding DUF4651 domain-containing protein: MKYKKVVLISSVAFLGLGSAFLLGAALVKHRQIKQYSRAQAELRRFFGSLGEIEVLYIKEFVSDSQAVRGGVVMSDGKNYCFIYRDGQVEFWEE, translated from the coding sequence ATGAAATATAAAAAAGTTGTCCTTATTTCCAGTGTTGCTTTTTTAGGGCTGGGCAGTGCCTTTTTGCTTGGGGCTGCTCTGGTGAAACACAGGCAGATAAAACAGTACAGTCGTGCTCAAGCGGAGCTTCGGCGTTTTTTTGGCAGTTTAGGGGAAATAGAGGTTCTCTATATCAAGGAATTTGTTTCTGATAGTCAGGCTGTTCGCGGCGGTGTTGTCATGAGTGACGGTAAGAACTATTGTTTTATTTACCGTGACGGACAAGTTGAGTTTTGGGAAGAATGA
- the proC gene encoding pyrroline-5-carboxylate reductase produces MKIGFIGAGKMASAIIKGVKAKPFTVIISDRDPETSQAAAERLGVKAAQSHQELADEADFIILGVKPQIIETVLAHLKIDKPLMSMAAGVSLDRLSTLTNPNLPLIRIMPNLNAQILKSTTAICGNQHVSEQLMTTAKTITDCFGTTFELPEKDFDTFTALAGSSPAYVYLFIEALAKAGVKYGLNKKQALEIITQTVLASSQNLWLGTDSPNDLIDSISSPGGTTIAGLLDLEKSGFTAALVSGIDATIAKAKEL; encoded by the coding sequence ATGAAAATCGGGTTTATAGGTGCTGGCAAAATGGCCAGTGCCATCATAAAGGGTGTGAAAGCCAAACCATTCACTGTTATTATTTCAGACCGCGACCCTGAAACCAGTCAAGCCGCTGCTGAGAGATTAGGGGTTAAAGCCGCCCAGTCACATCAGGAACTAGCCGATGAAGCTGATTTCATCATTCTAGGTGTTAAACCGCAAATAATAGAGACTGTTCTGGCCCATCTAAAAATAGATAAGCCCTTGATGTCAATGGCCGCCGGCGTCAGTCTGGACCGCTTAAGCACACTGACTAATCCCAATCTGCCTTTAATTCGCATCATGCCTAACCTCAATGCACAAATTCTTAAAAGCACAACTGCCATCTGTGGAAACCAGCATGTTTCTGAACAATTAATGACTACCGCCAAAACGATTACAGACTGTTTTGGTACCACTTTTGAGCTCCCTGAAAAAGATTTTGATACCTTTACTGCTTTAGCAGGATCCAGTCCGGCGTATGTTTACCTCTTTATTGAAGCTTTGGCTAAAGCCGGTGTCAAATACGGTCTAAATAAAAAACAAGCTCTGGAAATTATCACACAAACAGTTTTAGCCAGCAGCCAAAATTTATGGCTTGGAACAGACAGCCCGAATGACTTAATTGATAGCATTTCAAGTCCTGGAGGTACTACAATTGCTGGACTCCTTGATCTTGAAAAAAGCGGTTTTACAGCTGCTCTCGTATCAGGCATTGATGCAACCATCGCTAAGGCCAAAGAGCTCTGA
- the ytpR gene encoding YtpR family tRNA-binding protein: MIFTYNKEHVGDVLMVIVKDSKGGKLAAERRGQAARVFLSETGETVAWNIFAVSELITVKGSGQVTLTDEEVAVLNTVLTNEGFTESLINDAAPKLVVGQITALTPHPNSDHLNICQVKVGTDTSIQIVAGAPNAAVGLKTIVALSGAMLPNGELIFSGSLRGEKSFGMMCSPRELSLPNAPQKRGIIELSDVAVVGDAFDRAKHWQA, encoded by the coding sequence ATGATTTTTACTTACAATAAAGAGCATGTTGGCGATGTGCTGATGGTGATTGTTAAGGACAGCAAAGGTGGTAAACTTGCTGCTGAGCGCAGAGGTCAGGCCGCACGTGTTTTTCTTTCTGAGACGGGAGAAACAGTTGCTTGGAATATCTTTGCAGTGTCTGAGTTAATAACTGTAAAAGGGAGCGGTCAGGTGACGCTGACTGATGAAGAGGTTGCGGTTTTAAACACTGTTCTTACAAATGAGGGTTTCACAGAAAGCTTGATTAATGATGCGGCACCTAAATTGGTGGTCGGTCAAATTACAGCCTTAACTCCTCATCCTAATAGCGACCATCTCAATATCTGTCAAGTTAAAGTCGGTACTGACACCTCAATACAGATTGTAGCCGGGGCTCCTAATGCTGCTGTTGGTCTAAAGACAATCGTTGCTCTCTCAGGTGCTATGCTGCCAAATGGAGAACTTATTTTTTCTGGGAGCCTGCGGGGAGAGAAAAGTTTTGGTATGATGTGTTCTCCGCGGGAATTATCACTGCCTAATGCTCCGCAAAAGCGCGGGATAATTGAGCTTTCTGATGTTGCTGTAGTCGGTGATGCTTTTGATAGGGCTAAACATTGGCAAGCTTAA
- the pepA gene encoding glutamyl aminopeptidase, with the protein MSNLFQKIKEVTELDAIAGYEHSVRDFLRAKMTPLVDQIETDGLGGIFGIKSSIVQDAPRVMVAAHMDEVGFMVSHIQPDGTLRAVAIGGWNPLVVSSQRFTLYTQTGQSIPVISGSLPPHFLRNSNNSNLPKIEELIFDAGFTDREEAESYGLLPGDIIVPQSEAVLTANQKNIISKAWDNRYGILMVTELLEAIKNKPLPNTLIAGANVQEEVGLRGAQVSTNLFQPEIFLAVDCSPAGDIYGEQGAIGKGTLLRFYDPGHIMLKNMREFLISTAQEAGISFQYYCAKGGTDAGAAHLKNSGIPSTTIGVCARYVHSHQSLYAMDDFLQAQAFLQAIIQKLDRSTVDLIKKY; encoded by the coding sequence ATGTCAAACCTATTTCAGAAGATAAAAGAAGTGACAGAACTTGATGCTATAGCAGGCTATGAACACTCAGTACGTGACTTCCTGCGTGCTAAAATGACCCCTCTGGTTGATCAGATAGAAACCGATGGACTTGGCGGCATCTTCGGCATCAAAAGCAGCATAGTTCAAGACGCCCCGCGAGTTATGGTCGCTGCGCATATGGACGAAGTCGGCTTTATGGTCAGCCATATTCAGCCTGACGGAACACTGCGAGCAGTAGCCATCGGGGGATGGAACCCTTTAGTAGTCAGCTCCCAGCGTTTCACACTCTACACCCAAACAGGACAAAGCATCCCAGTTATTTCGGGATCTTTGCCTCCTCATTTTCTGCGCAATAGCAACAATTCTAATCTGCCCAAAATAGAGGAGCTGATTTTTGACGCTGGCTTTACTGATAGAGAGGAAGCAGAAAGCTACGGACTGCTGCCCGGCGATATTATTGTTCCGCAGTCAGAAGCGGTTCTGACCGCCAATCAAAAAAATATTATATCAAAAGCCTGGGATAACCGTTATGGTATACTCATGGTCACAGAATTGCTGGAAGCCATCAAAAATAAGCCGCTCCCCAACACACTTATTGCCGGAGCTAATGTGCAAGAAGAAGTCGGACTGCGCGGAGCTCAGGTGTCAACAAATCTTTTTCAACCTGAAATCTTTCTAGCTGTCGACTGCTCACCTGCTGGTGATATCTACGGTGAACAGGGAGCCATCGGCAAGGGAACGCTTTTGCGTTTTTACGATCCTGGCCATATTATGCTGAAAAATATGCGGGAATTTCTAATCAGTACAGCACAGGAAGCAGGAATTTCTTTCCAATACTATTGTGCCAAAGGGGGGACAGATGCTGGGGCTGCTCACCTCAAAAATTCCGGAATCCCTTCAACAACAATAGGCGTCTGCGCCCGTTATGTCCACTCACATCAAAGCCTTTATGCTATGGATGATTTTCTGCAGGCTCAAGCCTTCCTGCAAGCCATTATTCAAAAACTAGACCGTTCAACTGTTGACTTAATTAAAAAATACTAA
- a CDS encoding sugar phosphate isomerase/epimerase family protein: MKLATRINSFLPVNDNDLSKVLARFKELHLDYVDLNYPEHVEQYQTETVKAMLADNQLTLNGLALRFRNPFINGELGNADPKVAQEALQLCKDAVDYCRSLDGKVITIWLGYDGFDYSFQINYRKVWDQLVQAYQEICDYAGDLQISIEYKPFQPRAYAFVEGMGVTGMLLHDINRPNIGVTLDYCHMLMKHENPAFAADIFGSRQQLYGIHLNDGYGLNDDGLMVGTATPFKTLELLYYLKKHDYSGVVYFDTFPVIEGADEECARNIEMINYMDSLIDQVGLDTIQSVIDKNDAIAANKLMLQFFKGNK; this comes from the coding sequence ATGAAATTAGCAACACGGATTAATTCGTTTCTGCCTGTTAATGATAACGATTTAAGCAAGGTATTGGCCCGTTTTAAAGAACTGCATTTGGATTATGTCGATTTAAACTATCCAGAGCATGTTGAACAGTATCAAACTGAGACAGTTAAGGCAATGCTGGCAGATAATCAGCTGACTTTAAATGGTTTGGCACTGCGTTTTAGAAATCCATTTATTAATGGGGAGTTGGGTAACGCTGACCCTAAAGTTGCTCAGGAAGCCTTACAGCTGTGCAAAGATGCTGTAGATTACTGCCGCAGCCTTGACGGAAAAGTTATCACAATTTGGCTGGGATATGATGGCTTTGATTACAGTTTTCAGATCAACTACCGCAAGGTTTGGGACCAGCTGGTTCAAGCCTATCAGGAAATTTGTGATTATGCTGGGGATTTGCAAATCAGTATTGAATATAAACCCTTTCAGCCGCGTGCCTATGCCTTTGTTGAAGGGATGGGGGTAACAGGTATGCTGCTGCATGATATTAACCGTCCTAATATTGGCGTGACTTTGGATTACTGCCATATGCTGATGAAGCATGAAAATCCGGCTTTTGCTGCTGATATTTTCGGAAGCCGGCAGCAGCTTTACGGAATCCATTTAAATGATGGCTATGGTCTTAATGATGACGGATTGATGGTGGGAACCGCTACACCGTTTAAAACGCTGGAACTTCTTTATTATTTGAAAAAACATGATTATTCAGGAGTAGTTTATTTCGATACTTTCCCAGTTATTGAAGGCGCTGATGAAGAGTGCGCTCGTAATATAGAAATGATTAATTATATGGACAGTCTAATTGATCAGGTCGGTTTGGATACTATTCAGTCAGTAATTGATAAAAATGATGCTATCGCTGCTAACAAATTAATGCTGCAGTTTTTTAAAGGGAATAAATAA